One Pochonia chlamydosporia 170 chromosome 5, whole genome shotgun sequence DNA segment encodes these proteins:
- a CDS encoding beta-hexosaminidase (similar to Aspergillus niger CBS 513.88 XP_001388630.1), translating into MKLLAAIVTVPAVVYGATQDSLLGIPTVPFKRDGCKTFDLSKIHSIIVDAKHADTRDQDGQTLIPPTLHDFATTFAQDLKDILGIHANVQKANAAVNGNVYITLGNKANYHDAAGRTTSEGYTLTTNSSGVFITGASPLGAWWATRTVLQQASLRKQNGVPYGTGSDAPGWATRGMMLDAGRHWYPKDFIIELCSYVSFFKQNIFHFHISDNLYNNANNTLEQSLAVPAWFRLWSDNPKFKGLAKHQNESYSRADFEEIQQRCAARGVTVLPEIEAPGHALPIVQWKPELGLATDRSLLNISHPETIPTMKAIWKEFLPWFHTKVVSIGADEYTGPANDYNKFVNAMDDFIEAEANKSIRIWGTFPPKFTPGYNNIHKDVSIQHWEYFEDNPLFDYIKNGYEVVNSNDDFYIVNKWGPSYGNYIKVEKTFHGDPSVPGGGLWGPWLFDQKNATNNPKRSEPLVLGAITPLWNDYGQNATVASEAYYAWRDGIPALSDKFWGGKLNESGYAKLWPRLHEFIPGQNLDRAIPSKGDTIFQYKFDGGRAGTIKDLSPNKYDAKSSCDIKDGALQVNPGCSLTTPWSSKGRDYTLSLSLKVDHVAAKTNTTLIAGSDSALMLTPNITLFASGSYYRLNSTLPMGEWVDLEIRGKGNATFASVTPKGKDTTREEFQTKMGINGQRFHWDVIAVEAPIKEVTGWTGELKELSLTNKA; encoded by the exons ATGAAACTTCTTGCGGCAATAGTAACCGTGCCTGCAGTTGTCTACG GGGCAACGCAAGACTCATTATTAGGGATTCCGACTGTTCCCTTTAAACGTGACGGGTGCAAGACATTTGATCTATCCAAGATTCACAGCATCATTGTTGATGCCAAACATGCAGACACCCGCGACCAAGATGGCCAGACCTTGATCCCCCCGACTCTTCATGATTTTGCAACAACGTTTGCCCAAGATCTCAAGGACATACTTGGTATTCATGCCAATGTCCAAAAAGccaatgctgctgtcaaCGGCAACGTGTACATTACACTTggaaacaaggcaaactATCACGACGCTGCTGGCCGCACAACATCGGAGGGATACacattgacaacaaacagCTCTGGTGTTTTCATCACTGGTGCCAGTCCCCTGGGTGCTTGGTGGGCAACACGAACAGTCTTGCAACAAGCATCTCTACGAAAGCAAAATGGTGTTCCGTACGGGACCGGCTCCGATGCGCCTGGCTGGGCAACCCGGGGTATGATGCTCGACGCCGGCAGACACTGGTACCCAAAGGATTTTATCATTGAACTCTGCAGCTATGTCTCGTTCTTCAAGCAAAAcatcttccacttccacaTCAGCGACAACCTATACAACAACGCGAACAACACCCTTGAACAATCGCTAGCGGTGCCCGCTTGGTTCCGACTTTGGTCTGACAACCCCAAGTTCAAAGGATTAgcaaaacatcaaaatgaaTCATATTCACGCGCCGACTTTGAAGAGATTCAGCAACGCTGTGCGGCCAGAGGCGTCACCGTCCTCCCGGAAATTGAAGCCCCCGGACACGCACTCCCCATTGTTCAATGGAAGCCAGAGCTGGGACTAGCCACCGACCGAAGCTTGCTCAACATTTCTCACCCCGAGACAATTCCCACCATGAAAGCAATATGGAAAGAGTTTCTGCCGTGGTTCCACACAAAAGTTGTGTCTATCGGCGCGGACGAGTACACTGGCCCTGCCAACGACTACAACAAGTTTGTCAATGCAATGGATGACTTTATTGAAGCGGAAGCAAACAAGTCGATCCGCATATGGGGCACTTTCCCGCCAAAGTTCACTCCCGGCTACAACAACATTCATAAGGATGTATCGATCCAGCACTGGGAGTACTTTGAAGATAACCCGCTGTTTGACTACATCAAGAACGGGTACGAGGTCGTCAATTCGAATGATGACTTTTACATTGTGAACAAGTGGGGGCCATCATACGGCAACTACATCAAAGTAGAGAAGACGTTTCATGGCGATCCATCCGTTCCTGGAGGTGGACTATGGGGTCCATGGCTTTTCGACCAGAAGAACGCTACTAATAATCCTAAACGGAGCGAGCCGCTGGTCCTTGGTGCGATCACGCCTCTGTGGAATGACTACGGCCAGAACGCGACGGTCGCTTCGGAGGCGTACTATGCTTGGAGAGATGGGATTCCTGCCCTGAGTGATAAATTCTGGGGAGGAAAGCTGAATGAGAGTGGGTATGCGAAGCTGTGGCCTAGACTTCATGAGTTTATTCCTGGCCAGAATCTTGACCGGGCTATTCCATCAAAGGGGGATACAATCTTTCAGTACAAGTTTGACGGGGGGAGAGCTGGAACAATCAAGGATCTCTCGCCTAACAAGTATGACGCCAAGTCGAGTTGTGATATCAAGGACGGTGCCTTGCAGGTCAACCCCGGGTGTTCACTTACTACGCCTTGGTCGTCCAAGGGTCGTGACTACACACTCAGTTTGTCGCTAAAGGTAGATCATGTCGCTGCCAAGACCAACACGACGCTCATTGCCGGATCGGATTCCGCCTTGATGCTAACGCCTAATATTACCTTGTTCGCATCTGGTAGCTACTATCGCCTGAATTCGACGCTGCCGATGGGTGAATGGGTCGACTTGGAGATTCGAGGAAAGGGAAATGCCACTTTTGCTTCTGTTACGCCAAAGGGGAAGGATACTACCCGCGAAGAGTTTCAGACCAAGATGGGGATCAATGGACAGAGGTTCCATTGGGATGTTATTGCTGTGGAGGCGCCGATTAAAGAAGTGACTGGATGGACCGGCGAGCTCAAGGAATTGAGTCTGACGAACAAGGCGTAG
- a CDS encoding protein kinase (similar to Metarhizium acridum CQMa 102 XP_007808820.1), whose protein sequence is MELDFGRDENPSHGVQYSYDDMVFAPASTAHGTYFDGEQDDVESLSEYQEGGYHPIHIRDYLDNRQRYRVIHKLGHGAFGTVWLCRDHQLGRYVAVKVMTADVSVEKVAELSILKHIDRDNPGARYIALPLDNFEVHGPNGAHQCIVFPLLGQSVSPSLWQRLENPGPVLRKLCHQAVQALNCLHEGNVGHGDFRPANILIKVSGLDSLSEEQLLTLLGHPQPGNVITQDGTDLPSFSPRYLVPAVDMSRLESKYLLEEICLIRFGQAYLTSSPPPDLGTPENYLPPERLIDHQKDKVGLSCDIWALGCTIFEIRLQTPLFHMLYGPDEVLNEMVSFFGKFPEPWWSRWEQRGEYRDEEGRMLRGRMDIDGEQYSIDSVLRGNKSVMRTVDGVLRVVKTMEVPRDEMAVLKELLLRVCAYMPDERLCAGDVLRDRWFR, encoded by the exons ATGGAACTCGACTTTGGGAGAGACGAGAATCCTAGCCATGGAGTACAATACTCGTATGATGACATGGTTTTTGCGCCAGCATCTACAGCCCATGGAACCTACTTTGACGGGGAGCAAGACGACGTAGAGAGTCTGAGCGAGTACCAAGAGGGCGGATATCACCCAATTCATATACGCGACTACTTGGACAACAGGCAGCGATATCGAGTCATTCATAAGCTTGGCCACGGCGCGTTTGGCACGGTATGGCTATGTCGAGACCATCAACTTGGCAGATATGTTGCCGTCAAGGTCATGACCGCGGATGTATCAGTGGAAAAAGTTGCAGAACTTTCTATTCTGAAACATATCGACCGAGATAACCCGGGAGCACGATACATTGCACTTCCGTTGGACAACTTTGAAGTCCATGGACCCAATGGAGCTCATCAATGTATTGTGTTTCCACTGCTGGGCCAGAGCGTATCCCCAAGTCTCTGGCAACGATTGGAGAATCCTGGCCCTGTTCTTAGAAAACTGTGTCATCAGGCTGTGCAGGCATTGAATTGCTTGCACGAGGGCAATGTCGGACACGGAG ATTTCCGCCCAGCAAACATCCTAATAAAAGTGTCAGGACTAGATTCTCTCAGCGAAGAACAACTTCTCACGCTACTGGGACACCCACAACCCGGCAACGTCATCACCCAAGACGGCACCGACTTACCCTCCTTCTCACCAAGATACCTCGTCCCAGCAGTCGACATGTCCCGCCTAGAGTCCAAATACCTCCTCGAAGAGATCTGCCTTATCCGCTTCGGACAAGCCTACCTGACGTCCTCCCCACCTCCTGATCTCGGCACACCAGAAAACTACCTCCCTCCAGAACGACTAATAGACCACCAAAAGGACAAAGTAGGACTCAGCTGTGACATCTGGGCCCTCGGATGCACGATATTCGAGATCCGTCTACAAACTCCGCTGTTTCACATGCTCTACGGACCAGACGAGGTCCTCAACGAAATGGTCAGTTTCTTTGGCAAATTCCCCGAACCGtggtggtcaaggtgggAACAGCGCGGGGAGTACCGCGATGAAGAGGGACGTATGCTCCGCGGGAGgatggacattgacggcgAGCAGTACAGCATTGATAGTGTGCTGCGGGGGAATAAGTCTGTCATGAGGACGGTGGATGGGGTGCTGCGGGTGGTCAAGACGATGGAGGTGCCGAGGGATGAGATGGCCGTGTTGAAGGAGCTTTTGTTGAGGGTTTGTGCGTATATGCCGGATGAGAGGCTTTGTGCTGGGGATGTTTTGCGTGATAGATGGTTTCGATAG
- a CDS encoding acid phosphatase precursor (similar to Metarhizium acridum CQMa 102 XP_007808823.1) gives MRFSTLLTGLTLGLASSSQAINILLNNDDGFGSGNLREVYRLLKKAGHNVWIVAPATEQSSQGGRSSFTELGNLTGPSQYDIIPKGAPSVGTDPHDSHIWYYNGTPAACTFVALDYVLPRYAPFKVPDLIVTGPNYGTNLGPFVWTLSGTAGASYAATERSIPSIAIAGSNQKIAYFDIKNETNEATWTAKVSVKVVEQVISSAPKGGPLLPLGYGLTVNIPVLTANNTDPEIVQTRMSGNAHINEAVFDPAKGVFTWANIKPYAAGVNACVNGDCALPGETYVVENGRVSVSVYITDYDAPMSEYTESIMKRIKPLTKKCSKPK, from the exons ATGAGATTCTCAACTCTTCTTACAGGTCTGACACTCGGTCTGGCCTCTTCGTCTCAGGCAATCAATATCCTGCTCAACAACGACGACGGCTTCGGGTCGGGCAATCTACGCGAAGTGTATCGCCTCTTGAAAAAGGCAGGCCACAATG TCTGGATTGTCGCACCCGCAACCGAACAGAGCAGCCAAGGCGGTCGCTCCTCATTCACTGAACTCGGAAACCTTACTGGGCCATCACAATACGATATTATTCCAAAGGGCGCCCCATCA GTTGGCACGGATCCTCATGACAGCCATATTTGGTACTACAACGGCACACCAGCAGCTTGTACATTCGTCGCACTGGACTACGTCCTCCCCAGATACGCTCCTTTCAAAGTTCCCGACCTCATCGTAACTGGACCCAACTACGGAACCAACCTCGGTCCATTCGTCTGGACCCTCTCAGGAACCGCAGGCGCATC ATACGCCGCCACCGAGCGCTCCATACCCAGTATCGCCATCGCAGGAAGTAACCAAAAAATCGCCTACTTCGACATCAAAAACGAAACCAACGAAGCGACATGGACCGCAAAAGTATCCGTCAAGGTCGTCGAACAAGTCATCAGCAGCGCGCCAAAGGGCGGTCCTCTCCTCCCTCTTGGCTACGGACTGACAGTGAACATCCCCGTTCTCACTGCGAATAATACCGATCCGGAGATTGTGCAGACGCGCATGAGTGGCAATGCGCACATCAATGAGGCGGTGTTTGATCCGGCAAAGGGGGTGTTCACGTGGGCGAACATTAAGCCCTATGCTGCTGGTGTGAATGCCTGTGTGAATGGAGACTGTGCACTTCCTGGTGAGACGTatgttgttgagaatgggAGGGTGTCGGTGTCGGTGTATATTACGGATTATGATGCGCCTATGTCGGAGTATACAGAGAGTATAATGAAGCGTATTAAGCCGCTGACGAAGAAGTGCTCCAAACCTAAATAG